Part of the Granulicella cerasi genome is shown below.
ACGGCGGACGCGGCCCGACGAGACTCATGTCGCCGCGCAGGACGTTGAACAACTGCGGCAACTCGTCCAGCGAGTACTTACGGAGACGCGCGCCAACCTTCGTCACGCGCGGATCATTCGTGATCTTGAACAGCACGTCATTGCGCTCGTTCAGATGCGCCAGATCTTCCTTGATCTTGTCTGCGTTCGTGACCATCGAACGGAACTTGAAGCAGCGGAACATGCGGCCCTTGCGGCCTATACGCACAGCGCGGTAGAGCACCGGGCCCTTGGAGTCGAGGCGCACCATGATCACAATGGCCAACAGGATCGGCGAAAGCACGATGAGCAGAAGCGTCGACAGCACGACATCCAGGATGCGCTTCATCATGTACGCGCCGCGCGGAAAATCGCCGCGGTGCAGCGGGATCGTCGGGAACTGACCGATGAACTCGACCGGCGCGTTCCACGCCAGGCCGTCGTAGAGATCGGGCACTACGCGCACGTCAATGCCCTGTGCGCGCGCTTCCTCAACGACACCCACGACGATCTTCTTGTCCGCAGGCGTGGAGAAAAAGATTTCGTCCACGAAGAGAGTGCGCGCCAACGAAACACACTCCTGCACGTTGCCGATCACATTCGGGTCGGCCGAACTCTCTCCAACATCAGAGAGCGAGATGAACCCCTTGAAACGGAAACCCATATGCGGCAGCGCTTCAAGATGGTTGCGCAAAGCCTGCCCCACGCGCCCGCTGCCGACGATCAGCACGTTGCGCGTCTCAATGCCTTCCAGGAACTGCCGCTGCCGCAGCTTGCGCCAGATGCCGCGCCGCAGCGCGATGAGGAACACCGTGAACAGAACGGTGTAGATCACCAGCAGGCGCGAGACTTCATACGCGTGCAGCATGTACAGCGTGCCCAGAAAGAGCAGCCCAGCGACCAGCGTCGTCTGGAAAACCATGCGCTGCTCGTGCAGTCCGCTGGTGTTGCTGTTCGCACGATAAAGCCCGTAGATACGCGCGAAGATCAGGAAGTAGAGGATGAAAATCGTCAGATACGAAAGCTGTGCGACCGGCGAGTGCGAGATGTCGTGCAGCCAACCATGCTCCGGCACAGGCGCACCACTTACGCGAAAGCGAAACCCCAGCAACGCCGCCACGAGGATGCTGAGCGTGTCCAACAACGCCCACGCAAAACTTGTCGCAGAGAACTTAAGACTGGCCTCTCCGCGCGCGCCCGAAGTCGCACGTCGTCTCCGGTTGGAAACAACGACCTGCTCGAGATAATCGGGGGTGGTCATCTGCGTTTCAACTCCTGCACCCGAATTGTCTGCGAGCTGGGAAGAACGAGCAGCGATCACAAAAGCGGGGCTTGCTGTTGACTTCAGGCTAACATGCGGCATTCCGCGGGTTAGCAGGAAATCAGTAGGGCAGCACTAACTCGTCCAGTGCCAGAAATTCACGAAGAATGGGGTCTTCGCTCGCGCGCATCTCGGCCATCGTGCCAAAAAAGCGTGCCCTTCCTTCATGCAGAAACACCACGCGGTCGGCAAGGTTCTCTGCAAAGCGAGTGTCATGCGTCACGACAATGCTGGTGAGATGCAACTGCTGCTTCAGACGCTGGATCAGGTCTCCGAGCAGCTGCCCCATCAGCGGGTCGACCATCGTCGTCGGCTCGTCGTAGAGCACCGCCGTGGGTTGCGCGGCCAGTGCGCGAGCGATCGCCACCGACCGCTTCATGCCCGTCGAAAGGTCACTGGGCAGCTTATCTTCCATGCCCGCCACGCCGACCATCTCCAGCAGGCCTTTGACAACCTGCAGCATCTCTTCTTCGCTCATACCACCGCGCTCGCGCAGCGGAAACGCGACGTTCTCCCCAACGGTGATGGAGTCAAAGAGCGCGCCGTTCTGGAAGACCATCGTGACCTTGCGACGCACCTCCTGCATCTGCCGCTCGTTGAAGCCAGCGATGTCCTGCCCTGCGACGAGCACCGTTCCGCTGTCGGGCTTCAGAAAACCCATCAGAATCTGCAGCGACACCGACTTGCCGACGCCCGAACGCCCCAGGATGCAGAGCGTCTCACCTGCATTGACGAAGAAATTCACGTCGTCGAGTACGACGAACTCGCCGAAAGATTTGTGCACATGCTGGAACGCGATGTACGGCCCTACGACGCTGCCCGCCTGCGCCTTGGCTTCCTGCGCGCCCTCTTCCACATGCTCGGCCACCTCGCCGAGAAATGCTTCCATCGTCGGGGCAACGTCCGGCGTCAACTCGGCGACGAGCGGTTCTTCCGCGTCGTGCCGGGGAGCCTCATGGGAGTCGGGGGTATGCGCCATGCTCTTTAGTATGACGCAGCTTCAGCCGCCGCGAGTTCCTCAGGCGTGTTAAGATTCCGGAACCACTCTGCCGCGCGCGCGTCTTCCACGCGGTAGACGTACACTTCGCCAAGCTGATCGAGCACGCGCATCAACCGACGCTCCCCCGATTCCAGCAAGCTCTGCAGCTTTGGAGCGTGGTTGCGACGCACCATGCAGAACGCAGGCTGCATCGCCTCTGCAAACAACACGCTGACGCCATCCTGTGCCATCACCAGCGCTTGCTGCGCCCATGTATGCAGCAACTCCGCTGGAACGAAAGGCGCATCGACAGGGATGAACAAAGCCCACTCCTGCAAGGCCGTGCTGACACCGGCCTCCACCCCCGCTGCGGGGCCACAACCGGTGCGTTGCTCATGCGCTACCGGCGCAAAAGCCGCGAGGTCGTCTCGGTTTCCAACGACCGAGACGACCTCACAGACTTCCTTCAACTTATCGATGGCGATCTCCGCCATCGGTTGCCCGCGAAACACGAGCATGGCCTTGTCCTGCCCCATGCGTGAACTCTGCCCACCCACCAGCACAAAGCCGTGAAGAGGCAAACGCTCGGCGACCATGAGCTACTCTCCGACCTTCTCGAAGAAGCGGATGATCGATGCGATGCCGCGATGGAAGTTCGGCAAATGGAACTTCTCATTCGGCGCGTGCAGATTGTCATCCGGCAAACCGAAGCCCATCATCACCGTCGGAATACCCAGCTCGCGCACGAAGTCGCCGACGATAGGAATCGAGCCGCCGCCGCGTACATATACGGTGTCCTTGCCCCATACATCCTTCATCGCCGCAGCCGCTGCGTGAATGTAGTCGTTGTCCGTCGATACCACGATCGGCTCGCCGAAGTGAATCATGCGAACCTCTGCGGTCACGCCCTTCGGCATGTTCTCTTCCACAAACTTCTTGTACTTTTCGAAGGTCTCCGCAGGCTTCATGCCCGGCACCAGGCGGAAGCTGATCTTCGCCACAGCCTTCGCCGGGATCACCGTCTTCGCACCCGCGCCAATGAAGCCTCCGGGCATGCCGTGCACGTCCATCGTCGGGCGCGACCACGTGCGCTCAAGCACGCTGAACGCCTCTTCACCGGTCAACGCAGGCGAGCCCACTTCGGTCTTGCGATAGTGCTCTTCGTCGAACGGCAGCGAACGCCACGCGTCGAGTTCGGCCTTCGTCGGCGCTTCCACGTTGTCGTAGAAACCGGGGATCGCGATGTGGCCGTCGGCGCGCTTCATCAGCGCGATGATCTGCGCCAGCGCGATGAACGGATTCGGCGCCGCGCCGCCGTACATGCCCGAGTGTAGATCGGTCATCGCGCCACGCACTTCAAGTTCGGCGTAGATCATGCCGCGCAGGCCAACGCACAACGTCGGCAACTCCGGCGCAAACATCTCGGTGTCAGAAACGAGCGCCGCGTCGGCCTTCAGCACATCGCCATGCTCACGCACGAACGCAGCGATGCCCTCGCCACCAACCTCTTCTTCGCCTTCGACGATGACCTTGATGTTCACCGGCAGCGTGCCGTCCGCTTTAAGCAACGACTCAAGCGCCTTCACATGCATCCAGAGCTGGCCCTTGTCGTCCACCGCACCACGCGCGTAGATGTTGCCGTCGCGCTCAGTCGGCTCGAACGGCGGCGTCTTCCACTCGTCCAAAGGCTCAGCGGGTTGAACGTCGTAATGCCCGTAGCAAAGCACCGTCGGTTTACCCGGCGCGTTGAGCCAATCCGCATACACCAGCGGATGTCCCTTGCGCTCACTCGTGGTCGTCTCGATGAGCTTCACATTCTGCAAGCCCGCGGCGGTCAAATGATCCGCCACAAACTGCGCAGCCTTGCGCACATCCTCCACATGCTCCGGCGCCGTCGAAACCGACGGAATCC
Proteins encoded:
- the mobA gene encoding molybdenum cofactor guanylyltransferase, which codes for MVAERLPLHGFVLVGGQSSRMGQDKAMLVFRGQPMAEIAIDKLKEVCEVVSVVGNRDDLAAFAPVAHEQRTGCGPAAGVEAGVSTALQEWALFIPVDAPFVPAELLHTWAQQALVMAQDGVSVLFAEAMQPAFCMVRRNHAPKLQSLLESGERRLMRVLDQLGEVYVYRVEDARAAEWFRNLNTPEELAAAEAASY
- a CDS encoding sugar transferase, with protein sequence MTTPDYLEQVVVSNRRRRATSGARGEASLKFSATSFAWALLDTLSILVAALLGFRFRVSGAPVPEHGWLHDISHSPVAQLSYLTIFILYFLIFARIYGLYRANSNTSGLHEQRMVFQTTLVAGLLFLGTLYMLHAYEVSRLLVIYTVLFTVFLIALRRGIWRKLRQRQFLEGIETRNVLIVGSGRVGQALRNHLEALPHMGFRFKGFISLSDVGESSADPNVIGNVQECVSLARTLFVDEIFFSTPADKKIVVGVVEEARAQGIDVRVVPDLYDGLAWNAPVEFIGQFPTIPLHRGDFPRGAYMMKRILDVVLSTLLLIVLSPILLAIVIMVRLDSKGPVLYRAVRIGRKGRMFRCFKFRSMVTNADKIKEDLAHLNERNDVLFKITNDPRVTKVGARLRKYSLDELPQLFNVLRGDMSLVGPRPPLASEVAKYEISHLKRLDVLPGMTGLWQVEARQDPSFDSYISLDTAYVENWNLMLDLRILARTIGVVLSGSGS
- a CDS encoding dipeptidase, coding for MSEKATQYAQQNGARFVDELKDLLRIPSVSTAPEHVEDVRKAAQFVADHLTAAGLQNVKLIETTTSERKGHPLVYADWLNAPGKPTVLCYGHYDVQPAEPLDEWKTPPFEPTERDGNIYARGAVDDKGQLWMHVKALESLLKADGTLPVNIKVIVEGEEEVGGEGIAAFVREHGDVLKADAALVSDTEMFAPELPTLCVGLRGMIYAELEVRGAMTDLHSGMYGGAAPNPFIALAQIIALMKRADGHIAIPGFYDNVEAPTKAELDAWRSLPFDEEHYRKTEVGSPALTGEEAFSVLERTWSRPTMDVHGMPGGFIGAGAKTVIPAKAVAKISFRLVPGMKPAETFEKYKKFVEENMPKGVTAEVRMIHFGEPIVVSTDNDYIHAAAAAMKDVWGKDTVYVRGGGSIPIVGDFVRELGIPTVMMGFGLPDDNLHAPNEKFHLPNFHRGIASIIRFFEKVGE
- a CDS encoding ABC transporter ATP-binding protein; translated protein: MAHTPDSHEAPRHDAEEPLVAELTPDVAPTMEAFLGEVAEHVEEGAQEAKAQAGSVVGPYIAFQHVHKSFGEFVVLDDVNFFVNAGETLCILGRSGVGKSVSLQILMGFLKPDSGTVLVAGQDIAGFNERQMQEVRRKVTMVFQNGALFDSITVGENVAFPLRERGGMSEEEMLQVVKGLLEMVGVAGMEDKLPSDLSTGMKRSVAIARALAAQPTAVLYDEPTTMVDPLMGQLLGDLIQRLKQQLHLTSIVVTHDTRFAENLADRVVFLHEGRARFFGTMAEMRASEDPILREFLALDELVLPY